The sequence CCGTTTTATTTGGTTTGTTATCGTATCTTGTAGATCGTGCTGGTGTATTGCTGTTTGTGATTGTCTTAATTCTAAGTGGTCTTGCTCTCTTGTTTACACCTCGAGAAATGTTGCGTAGTGCTCAAAAGAGTACGGATGCTACCAAGTCTGCATTTGAAAAACGTCGTGAACAAAAAGAAGCAAAACGACGTGATAAAGCACTTCATCAGAAACAAGTTGAATTGGATGAGAAATTAAATGATTATGCATCTGAGGCAGAGCCAACGAAAGCTGGGTTTATTTCTTTTGATCCACCTCAAAGTGGTGTCGAACCGACTTCTAAAACTCCGTTTATGACAATGGACGAACCATCCGCAACGATTCCAAGTGATGTCGCTAAATCTGATGAGAATCCGTTTGGTCTTGAAAATGCGGGTTTAGATCCGGTTTCATTATCAGATAAAACAAGTACACAAGAAGCACTTGAACACGGTGAAGATTTTAGATCCAGTTCATTTGATCATTACAAAGTTCCTTCAATTAACTTATTAGAGGCGGGACGTGGTTCGAATACCTCAAAAGCAAATGTTAGCAGTGCTAAAGATAAAGGTGACCGTTTAATTGCAGTTTTAAAACAGTTTGGTATTGATGCTGCTCTTATGGATATACATATTGGACCAGCAGTTACCAAGTTCGAACTAAAACCGGATAGTAATGTGAAAATCAGTCGCATTGCCTCAATTCAAGATAACTTAATGATGGAATTGGCAGTAAAAACATTACGTATTGAAGCACCAATTCCAGGTAAGAGTGCAGTGGGGATTGAAATTCCCAATGTGGAAATGGTTCCAGTTAAGATGAAAGATGTTGTGATGGGTTCGTCACAATTTATGGCTGAAGATAACATTAATGTTGCTTTGGGTAAAGATCTAACTGGAAAACCGATTACAGTTGCTTTAAATAAAATGCCTCATTTACTTGTGGCGGGGGCAACTGGAAGTGGTAAGTCGGTATGTATGAATACAATTATTACATCCATACTTCTTACGAAGTCACCTGAAGATTTGAAACTTCTCTTGATTGATCCCAAAAAAGTAGAATTTACACCGTATACTGAAATACCACATTTAATTGGTCCTGTTATTGATGATCCCCATAAAGCTTCAGCGGCTTTAAAGGTGGTTGTTGAGGAAATGGAACAACGTTATGATTTATTTTCAAAAGCAGGTGTACGAAATATTGGATCTTACAATGAAAAAGTTAAGGCGTTCCCAGCGGAAAACCTTTCCAAATTACCATGGATCGTTGTTATTATTGATGAGTTAGCAGATCTTATGTCTGTTGCCGGTAAAGAAGTTGAAACAAGTATTCAACGAATTACACAACTTGCACGTGCTGCAGGGATTCATCTTATTGTCGCAACACAAAGACCTTCTGTTGATGTTGTGACGGGTATTATCAAAGCAAACATTCCATCACGTATCGCTTTTGCTGTTTCAAGTGCTATTGATTCTCGAACGATTCTTGATGAAACGGGTGCTGAGAAACTGCTCGGATATGGTGATATGCTTTATGTTCCCATGGGCGAACCGCATGCGATTCGCGTTCAGGGCTGTTATGTCAGCGATGATGAAGTTAAAAAAATTGCTGACAAAGCAAGTTCGCAAGCAAAACCACGATTTGATGATTCTTTCATTAAACTTGATGGTGTTGATGGGAATCAAGGTGTCTTGGGTGTGGAAGATGATCCTCTCTATCAAGAAGCCTTGGAATATGTTGTGCGTCAAAAGAAAGCATCAACCTCTTTATTACAGCGACGGTTTAGAATTGGATATAATCGTGCCGCCAACATCGTTGATTCATTAGAACAAAATGGTGTTATTGGACCTGCTCAGGGCAGTAAACCTCGTGATGTTTATATAAAATTAGATGATATTGAACAAGAAAGCGCTCTATAGCGCTTTTTTATTTGTGTGATTATTACCCATTATTTGTCATTTACCGTTAAATTTATGGAGGTATTGTTAAGATTATGTATATTAAGAGAACAAATTGTGCGAATGTAGTGAAATTGTCTTAAAAATAGTGTATATTTATACCGTTAGTCTAAATTTTTATATTTGGATTCATGGGAGGGTATATGAAAAGAAAGCTATTTGCACTATTGATGGCTGTGGTCATGTTTGTATCGACTGGTATTCAGTTGGATGCAGATACAGCACGTGTCGCAAATCAAAACAGTCTCATAACTGATTTTAATTTCTCAAATACTAATTTAAACCATGGGTATGAAACCAGCGTTACAGTTCAATTCGCGGAAACAGGAAATCGTAAATTGAATTCTGGTGATGTTATGGAACTCCGATTACCAATGGAGCAGAAAGTAGATTCAAACGGATCTCCTTATTCCGTGGGACTCAAAGGGATCTCACAAACCATTAAACTTACGATGCCAGGGGTAGAGAATCCACTGGGTCATGTTTATGTTACTGAAGGCAATGTTCATGTTGTATTTACGGATGAAGTCAATCAACTTAATAATATTGCTGGATCTTTTACGTTTCGAGTAGAAGGATATAACAATAATACTCAAAACATTAAAGAAACCATTTACACGAATTTGGGTACAAGTTTATCTGAAAAATCAGTTCAGGTAGAAGGTGAATTCCAGGGGAGTGGTTCTTATGAAATGTTCTCAAAACTTGGCGGTATGTCTCGTGATGAGGAAGAAGTCGTGCGATGGGTTCTTCTTTTAAACGGTGAACGTGAAGGTTTTATGTCTGAAATGACAGTCCGTGATACGATCGGTGTGGGTCATGAATATATTCCCGGATCGTTAGTATTTATGGTTACAGATCATACTGGGAATCGCTATAGTGTTAGTGAACAAGAATTCCGTAATCAATTTGGAGGGGTCTGGATTAATGGTCAGTCTCTCATTGTGTCGACCCATCCAGGTAAATTACACTATGCTTCAATTGAAGTTATGTATAACACAAAAATAACGGATTTGAAGCAAGCTCAATTGGAAAATAAGGCAGTCGCAAGTTTTTATGATAACGAAGGCTACCCACAAACAATTGAAAAAGAAGTATCTGTAGAAAATCATTATGCGTCAGGATCGATTGTTGGTAATAAGCCAAAGCCTGGTGTTTTACGAATTGTGAAAGTCGTTGATGGAACTGAAACACCTGTAGCTGGTGTTACTTTTACTGTGAAAAATGATCGTGGTGCTCTCATTGAACGTGTTACTACAGATGAGTCTGGCGTGGTTAATCTTTCGCTTAAAGATGGTCGTTACACTATTGAAGAAGTTGAAGCACCTTCTTGGCTTGTGGTTGATTCAAAACCAATCACGGTAGATGTAGATCAAAATGCGGAAGTTGGTACTTTAGCCGTATTTAAAAATGAAATTAAGAAAACAAATGTTAAAGTATCCAAAAAATGGGTTGGTGGTCCTTCTCCACATCCTGTAGTTGCATTTAACTTAATGCAAACAGTTGATGGCGTTACAACCGAATCAGGTCGTATTTTAACGCTTGAAGGCGGAAAATCATCTGTTGTTTTTGAAGACCTTCCTCAAGCAACCGCTACGGGTCAAAGGATTACCTATTCTGTAGAAGAAGCAGGTTTCGCAACCGATGAGTATCAGGTTGACATCACACCAATTAATGAAAACAATGAGATTTTTGTTACGAATACATTTATTAAAGATACCGAGTTAACCGATTTTAAAGTCTTTAAAACATGGAAGGGTGGACCTTCTGCGAAACCATCTGTTTCCGTTCAACTTTATGCAAATGGTGAACTTGTTGAAGGAAGCATCCTTGAAATTCCATCCGGTCAAAGCTCTGTAACTTTTAAAGATTTACCGGCTTATAAGGGTGGTGTTGCGATTGATTATAGTATTCGTGAGGTTGACGTACCTGAAAATTATAAAGAAAACATTATAAAACCGAATCATATTGAAAATGAATACTTATTAAAAGACGTAACAATGACCAAAAAATGGGTCGGAGGGAATCCTGTTCGTCCTGAAACGAAGTATGTTTTAGTTGCGGATGGTGTTGATACACAAAATACGATAACCCTCACCCAACAAACCAGTCATACATTCAAAGATATGCCTAAGTATAATGAACAAGGCAAAGAAATTGTTTACAGCGTACGTGAAGTTGTGATTCCAGAAGGATATGATGCATCGTATAGCGACGATGGTTTAACGGTCACAAATACATTCCGTATGGAGTATGTCGATGTGACTGCAAATAAAGTTTGGGTGGATTCCTTGAACCAAGGCAATCATCCTACAGTAAGATTTCAATTGTTCCAAAGTATTGATGGCGTTTCTTCGGCAGTTAATGGGGTCTATCAAGATTTAAGTGAGGGCTCTGTCACATTCAAGAACCTTCCTAAAACAACTCAAGACGGAAAATCAATCCGTTATTTTGTACGCGAAGCGAATATTCCTAAACATTATGAGGTTCACTACAGTGCTGATGGTTTAACCGTTACCAATACTTTCAAACCGGATATGATCTCTGTAAATGTAGAGAAAATATGGAATCATGGCCCAATAGTACGTCCTGAAATTGAGATTCAACTCTACGCAAATGGAGTTCCGGTTTCAAATGGAAAACGAACTTTAAGAAATGGTCAAACGAATCTAGTTTATCGAAATCTACCAAAACAAGATCATGATGGAGATATTGTATATTCAGTTAAGGAATTAACGCAATTGGATCATTATGTAACTCGATATGAAGGATCTGGTACAGATTTGAAGATTATTAATGATTACCAAATACCGACCAAACCCATTATTGCGCGTAAAGTATGGGAAGGCGGACCGAGTCCAAGACCTACCATCTCACTTTTGCTATCAAAACGGATTGAAGGCTCCAATGAAATTCTACCGGTTCCACTTGCACCAATCGAACTTAAAGATGGTGAAACGGAGGCTCATTTTGGTGACCTTCCAATTAAAACCTTGGATGGGAAAACGATTACCTATTTCGCCAATGAGGTCGAAGTGCCGCAGGGTTATTTAGGTTTGAATTCATTTTCAGATCCTTTAACGGTTATTAATCATTTTGACGTCAAAACAGGCCCAATTTATGGTAAAAAAGTATGGCGTGGTGGACCGGAACTTAAACCGGAAATCGAGATTAAGCTTCAAGAGCGTTATGAAGGCGAAACAGATTATCGTGACAGCGGTGTTGCATCAAAAATTTTAAAAAGTGGTAGTGATACGGTACGATTTGATTCAATGCCAACCTTTGCGCTTGATGGACGTCGTATTGAATATAAACTTAAAGAAGTGAACGTACCAAATGGTTACACTCAAATTGAAAGCTTGAATAACCTTGAATTAATCAATGCTTATGATCAAGGTAATACTTCAGTTACCGCTCGAAAGATATGGGTGGGTGGACACAAGGAGACGGTTACACTACGTCTTTACCAAGCCGTAGATGGTATTGAAACATCAGTACCTAATGGGGAACGTGTTTTAAAAGAATCAGAAGAACAAGTTGTAACATTTACAGATTTACCAGAACGTACAATGGATGGGAAAACAATTACGTATTTTGTCCGTGAATCCGGAGTACCTGAAAATTATTCAGTTTCTTACAGTCCCGATCGTTTAACAGTTACCAATACCTTCCAAGAAGGAATAACACACTTAAACGTGAAAAAAATATGGCAAGGAGGTCCTGGACCTTCAGTTCCATTAGAACTTGAGCTCATTCGCAATGGTGAGTCGACGGGGATGATTCAAAGCATGATGCCTGGCGATAACGATATTGTCTTTGCGAATTTACCGAAATTTAATGAGGACAATGCGCCTTATCTTTATAGTGTTCGTGAAGTTAATGAGATTGAACATTATAGTCTTGAAAATATTTCGCATGACGGTGATACCAGTGTAACCTTAACGAATGTCTATGATTATGGTTTGCGTGATGTGATTGCGAAAAAGGTATGGACTAATGGTATTAGTCCACGTCCTGATATTGAGTTTGAACTGCGTCGTACGACATCCCCATCCGATAAAGTAGGGGAATCAACGGGTATGATTCAAACCTTACGTGATGGAGAAACAACTACCGTTTTCGAAGATTTAGAAGTGCGTGATGACGAAGGTAAAACGTATACGTATTTTGTTAAGGAATTAACGTCGGTACCCAATACGGTAACGCAATACAGTCCCGATGGCTTAACAGTTTATAATCACTACGTATCACCGACGACATCCATTCGTATTCTAAAAACATGGGTTGATGGACCTGAAGTTCGTCCTGACACCACATTCCAATTAACGCGACGCTTAAAAGGGACACACGATGAATTTAAAGATGTATTAGGTATGCAAGAACAATTACCTTCGGGTCAATCCCATCTTGATTTTGTGGATGTTCCTCAAAATGATCATCAAGGTAAACCGTATGAATACGCTGTTCGCGAAGTTTCTGTGCCCGAAAACTATACAGTTTCCGTAGCACCGATAACAGACACGAATACAATCGAGGTTACCAATACATATCATGCACCATTAAAAACGGTGAGTGCCTTTAAAGTATGGTCTGGTGGCGAAAAAGCACGGGACAATGTTGTTTTTGAGTTGTATCGTCGTGTTGAAGATAAAGCCTTTGAAGCTGTACCGAATCAAAAAGAGACACTGACACCTTCGATGGCTTCGGTATCGTTTAAAGATGTTCCTGAGTTTGATACGCAAGGACGACGTTTTGAGTATCGTGTAAAAGAAGTACAAGGACCTGAGTTCTTTGATGCTTCTTATAGCGATGATGGCTTAACGGTAACCAATACTTACAATCCAGGTGTAACGGAAGTTGCATTTAAAAAAGTATGGATTGATGGTCCCGAAACACATCCTACAATTGTAGTTGATTTATACGCGAATAACGTTAAAACAGAACATGCACTGACGCTCCAACATGGAGAACATGAAGCATCCTTTACAGACCTACCAAAACGTGATGAGGCAGGTATTGATATTGTATATACAGTACAAGAACGTGATGTTCCTGAAAATTACGATGTATCCTATCAAGGAACAACAATCACAAATACCTTTAATCAAGGCATGCGTGATGTAAGTGCGACAAAACGATGGAATGGTGGCCCAATGTCACGTCCAAATGTTACCTTCGAGCTTTACGCTGATCAAAAGGCTACAGGGATGACCCAAGTTCTTGCTTCTGGCGAGAAGACGGTTACCTTTGCGGATGTGCCTGTTTATACAGCACAAGGAACAAAAATTGTGTATCGTGTTGAAGAAGTGCATGTACCTGAACATTATGACGTAAGTTATAGTTCAGATGGACTTACCGTAACCAATACGTATAACCAAGGAATTCGTGATGTGATTGCAACGAAGAAATGGGTGGGTGGTGCATCAAGCAATCGTCCAACCGTGATTTTTGATTTGTATGCAGATGGCGTTAAGACGCATCAGACGGCAACCTTGCATGACGGAACGACACAAGCACGTTTTACAAAACTACCAGTTCGTAATCAAGATGGATCAATCATTCACTATACGGTTCAAGAACGTTCGAAACATGAAGCGTATGACGTAAGCTATAGTGCGGACGGATTAACCGTAACGAATACCTTCAATCCAGGTTCTCAAACCATCACTGCCCATAAAGTATGGGTTGGTGGACCAGATGATAAACCGGATGTTGTCTTTGAACTTTATGCCAACAACAAACCCCTTGGTGTGAAAAAAATCTTAGGGTCGGGTGTTAAGTCAATCAGTTTTAGACGTCAGCCTGTGTTTGATGATTTTGGAAAACGAATTAAGTACCATATTGTGGAACATGATGTTCCTGGTTATAAAATTACATACAGTGCGGATGGTTTAACCGCAATTAATACCTATACGAAAATAGATAATGGAGTTGGTTCCCTAAACAACAGACCAACGAAACCATCAGTACCACCACTTCATGGAGTTAATGTGTTAGGAATGAGTAAAGATCGCTTGAGTGCTCTTCCAAATACAGGGGTAGGTGGACATCAGATGCAGTATACAGCTGCGCTGGGTCTGATTGCGCTGGGGTTAATCTTTAGACGTAAAAAAAGAAAATAGCGAAACAAAACCTACATGCGTGTAGGTTTTTTTATTGTGCAAAAAGATGTGTGTTTCACTGCATAAATAAGTGAACAAATGCTTGAGTTTGTTCATTGGATACATTTTGTAAGGAATCGTGAAAACTTTGTGACAAAAAGGCGCAAAAATGTGTAAGTTTTGTGACAAACCGCATATACTACATATACAAAGAGATTGTGAGCGGGTTATGAAAGTTCACAAGCAAAGGAGAGAATATGAAAAACATGAAGCAAAAGTTGATTCTAAGGTCACTAATAGCCTTAGTTCTAATCGTTTCGGGTATTACAACAAATGTGAATGCATCAAGCAGTCCTAAAGATTATACAAACGAAGCGATCTTTACCCAATTCGACGTTAATCCTAAGGGATTAATTAACAATCCAAGTCAACCGATCGAATTTAACTTGGCGTTCAGTGATATGAACAACGGTCAAAAAGTTAAATTTAAACCTGGAGACTTCTTTGACTTAACATTACCAAGTAATGATGAAGTTAGCTTACGTTCCCTTCGTGCTATGGGTTCAAAAATGCCTGTACTTGCTAAGGATAAAAACGGAAAAGAAATTACTCTTGGTGAGTTAACCTTTAATGGAAGTCACATCCATTTTGAATTTATGGAAGACGTACTTCAACTTGAAAACGTTACAGGTACGATTAATCTAAAATCAGTATACGATAATGCATATCGTGGTGAAGATGATAAAATTGCGGAACTTCCTACCAATCTTGGATTGGGTTCATTGGATAAGCAAATGATTACAATCTCACAACCTGGAACCCCTACAGGTGTCGAACCAAGTCCAATCTTTTACTGGAAAACAGGAACATTCTCAACAGAAGTTCATGGCGATATGAACTGGTGGTTAAACATCAACAGTCCTAAAGAAGCAGTACAATCTGATGTTAAGGTAATCGATACAATTGGTGAAGGTCATAAACTGGTTGATGGGTCGATTATGGTTGATGTTGAAGCGAATGGAGAACTCAAACATATTAGTGCTGAAGCATTTAATAAGGAATACGGAACAATTACTGTAGAAGGTCAAGTCTTAACAGTCATGATTCCAAAAGAAAAAGCAGCAAAGACAACATTTACAGTTACTTATGATACGCGTGCTTTTGATAAGAAACTTGAAAATTATAAAAACTCGTCAACAATTGAATATAAAGATGAATCGGGAAATCTTGTAACGGATACACCAAAGCATTATACTGATACATCGGTTGTGAATATGTTTGATGATGCAACAATCGGTGGTGAAATGAAGGATAAGGGTGTATTCCGAGTGCAAAAATTTATTAAAGATACAGATGAAGTTCTTGAAGGCGTTACCTTTGAGATTACAGATAAAGATGGAAAGAAAATTGAAGGAATCACCAATGAAGATGGAATCTTTGATTTCAATCTTGAGCCCGGTAGTTATACTTTAAAAGAAATCAAAACTCGTGATGGTTTTGAGTTAGATTCAACAGAATATCAAATTGAAATGACTGAAAAATCCCAATCGAAGTCAATCTACAACGATTATCAACGTGTTGATGTTGTAGCTACAAAGAAATGGGTGGGTGGTTCATCACCACGTCCTACAGTAACCTTTGATCTATACCGTAGCGCAAAGGGTGTTACAGAACGTGTTGACGGTGCATCCATTGAATTGGTTGATGGTCAAACAACCGCTGATTTTGGAAAACAATTAAAATTCGACAAAGAAGGCAATGAATATACATATTCCGTTAAGGAAACAACAGATTTAGAGAACTATATCAAACTTGAAAATGGACTTGAAGTAACCAATACCTATAACCTACGTGATGTAGCTGTAAACAAAGTATGGGTTGGTGGACCTGCGGTTCACCCAACCATCCAAATTCAACTGTATGCAAATGATAATGCACTTGAAAATCATCTTGAAATATTAACATCAGGTACTGATGTGGTAACATTTAAGAATTTACCAATCCTTGATGAAGCAGGAAAAGAAATTGTTTATTCTGCAAAAGAAGTTAATGTTCCTGTAGGATATGAAATGGAACAAACTGATGCACTCACAATTACAAATCACTTTATCGTTGAGAAAATTGATATTACTGCACATAAAATCTGGGACGGTGGTCCAAGTGTTAAACCTACAATCACATTTGGTTTAGTACGTGATGGTATTGAAATGGGCATTACGGTAGATCTAGTAAATGGTGAAGAAATAGCAGTGTTTGAAGACTTACCTAAAACAGATCCAAATGGTAAAGACTATGTTTATACCATTAAAGAATTGGACGTACCTAAAGGTTATGTTGCGGTTTATAGTGAAGACGGATTAACCGTTACAAACTACTATGACAAACCTGTTATTGTAGATCCACATGAACCAAAAGAACCAACTAAACCTACAAAACCCGTAGAACCTACAAAACCGGTAGAACCAATAAAACCTGAAGTATTAGGTGTTCGTAAAGAACAACTACCACAAACAGGCGTAAGTGCAAACAATGTCTTACTTTATGGTAGTTTATTATTAATCTCAGGAATCGGAATGTTTGTATTGAAACATCAACGTGAGGAAAAAGAATAGAAGCTTCGGCTTCTTTTTTTTATAAAGGCATAAAAAAAACTGGACCTAATTATCCAGTTTTTGTTTTTTTACATATAAGACTTAAGGACATTTAGAATGTCTTCACGTTTAATTTTTTGTTCTGCACCGGTTTTGCGTTCTTTAAGTTCAACTTCACCATGTTCCACATCACGACCTACCGTAATTCGTAATGGAACACCAATGAGATCCATATCGTTAAACTTGATACCAGGACGTTGTTTACGATCATCGAGAATTACTTCAAGTCCAGCTTGGCTTAATTCTTGATATAAATCGTCTGCGAAGGCCATGTGTTCTTCGTTTTTATTGTTGATGACGACAATCGCTACTTGGAATGGCGCAAGATTCATTGGCCAGACAATACCATTTTCATCATTATTTTGTTCAACAACAGCGGCTAGAGTACGACCCAATCCAATTCCATAAGATCCCATATATACATCTTGAAGTTTATTGTTTTGATCTAAGTATTCAAGACCCATAGCTTTTGAATATTTTGTACCGAGTTTAAAGGTGTTTCCAACTTCAATCCCTTTTGAGAATGTAAGTACACCCTTACCATCTGGGTTTGGATCGCCTTCTTTAACATTTGATACATCAATAATGTGTGTTGCTTCAAAATCGGAATGATTAACATTAATGAAGTGATGGTCATTTTCATTTGCACCAACGGTGAAATTTCGTAATCCTTCAATCATCTTATCTACAACTACATCAATTTCAAGACCTACAGGTCCTGCAAATCCAACTGAAGCACCCGTATGTTTTTGAACGTGTTCAAAGTCAGCAAGTTCAACTTCCGTTGCTTTGTATAATTTCGCAAGTTTTGTTTCATTTACATCGCGGTCTCCAAGAACACAAACGGCAACATATTGATCATCCAGTCGATAGATTAATGTTTTAACAAATTTTTGAACGGGTTGTTCTAAAAATGCAGCAACCTCTTCAATCGTACGTGCATTGGGTGTATAAACTTTTTCCATACTTAAGAATGCTTCATCAGATTGAATACGGTTTACATTTTCCGCAACTTCAAGGTTACTTGAATATCCAGTATCTTCACCAAGCACTAAAATATCTTCACCAATATCGGTAACAGCTTGGAACTCTTCAGAGAGCAATCCACCCATAATACCTGTATCTGCACGAACAATGCGATAATCCAATCCAACGCGATCAAAGATGCGTTTGTATGCTTCAAACATCGCATCATAGGATTTATCAGCGGATTCAAGATCAGCGTCAAAGGTATAAGAATCCTTCATCACAAACTCACGAACACGAATTAAACCAAAACGAGGACGTGCTTCATCTCTAAATTTCGTTTGAAATTGATAAAGGCTAAATGGCATATCTTTATACGAACGAATTTTCATTTGTGCTGCTTGCGCAAACAATTCTTCATGCGTAGGACCTAAAACAAAAGGCTTTTTAAAACGGTCATCCAATTGGAACATGCTGGTACCAATAATATCACGACGTCCTGAGGCTACATAAACATCTTCAGGAATCAAGGTAGGCATGGTCATTTCCTGTGCATCGATGGCATTCATCT is a genomic window of Erysipelothrix amsterdamensis containing:
- a CDS encoding proline--tRNA ligase; the protein is MKLSKSFFYTIREDVRDEDSTSGNLLVRAGYIKKSSSGVYMYMPLGLKVKNKIENIIREEMNAIDAQEMTMPTLIPEDVYVASGRRDIIGTSMFQLDDRFKKPFVLGPTHEELFAQAAQMKIRSYKDMPFSLYQFQTKFRDEARPRFGLIRVREFVMKDSYTFDADLESADKSYDAMFEAYKRIFDRVGLDYRIVRADTGIMGGLLSEEFQAVTDIGEDILVLGEDTGYSSNLEVAENVNRIQSDEAFLSMEKVYTPNARTIEEVAAFLEQPVQKFVKTLIYRLDDQYVAVCVLGDRDVNETKLAKLYKATEVELADFEHVQKHTGASVGFAGPVGLEIDVVVDKMIEGLRNFTVGANENDHHFINVNHSDFEATHIIDVSNVKEGDPNPDGKGVLTFSKGIEVGNTFKLGTKYSKAMGLEYLDQNNKLQDVYMGSYGIGLGRTLAAVVEQNNDENGIVWPMNLAPFQVAIVVINNKNEEHMAFADDLYQELSQAGLEVILDDRKQRPGIKFNDMDLIGVPLRITVGRDVEHGEVELKERKTGAEQKIKREDILNVLKSYM